A window of Thermococcus aggregans contains these coding sequences:
- the cas5a gene encoding type I-A CRISPR-associated protein Cas5a, with translation MAYPLLHIAGDRTETLEPKRNARSSADRIRPLIEWTTLKVSGKPRVYGSILKINRLHRGSVESAVTSFPMAVMYGESDYTLTLLYLLNDDLIRASEFSVKDFERAAWGISRIGSRESVISVESVELGKGRIMEKEIAETAYAFPLTGKKVQGNGVVQGVIDWKEGIGNYSKARIMVMFYPEGKVKVEGRLRVIDVGEEVVL, from the coding sequence TTGGCGTATCCGTTGCTCCACATAGCTGGAGACAGAACGGAAACGCTCGAACCGAAGAGAAATGCACGTAGCTCTGCTGACAGGATAAGACCTCTCATAGAGTGGACAACGCTGAAAGTTTCTGGAAAGCCAAGGGTCTACGGCTCGATACTGAAGATAAACCGTCTTCACAGGGGAAGCGTTGAAAGTGCTGTAACCTCGTTTCCGATGGCGGTGATGTATGGTGAAAGCGACTACACCTTAACGTTGCTCTATCTCCTTAACGATGACCTCATCAGGGCATCGGAATTCTCAGTGAAGGACTTCGAGAGAGCCGCATGGGGGATAAGCAGGATCGGTTCGAGGGAGTCTGTAATCAGTGTTGAGAGCGTCGAGCTGGGAAAGGGCAGAATCATGGAGAAAGAGATAGCAGAAACGGCCTACGCCTTTCCTTTGACTGGTAAGAAGGTTCAAGGAAATGGTGTTGTTCAGGGTGTCATAGACTGGAAGGAAGGCATAGGGAACTACTCAAAGGCAAGAATCATGGTGATGTTCTATCCCGAAGGCAAGGTTAAGGTCGAAGGAAGGCTTAGGGTGATAGATGTAGGGGAGGAGGTGGTGCTATGA
- the cas7a gene encoding type I-A CRISPR-associated protein Cas7/Csa2, whose product MFLSVGVRFEANVEALNMVETAGNYTKHRRVPYLVEEDGKLKTVYVPAISGESLAHAYQWSLVKEALGMNLPVCEDCAKGEFFKSMNKAHLKKKIDPIPDDSKKIEATIIKSCVIEDVGGFLYAEKPPVRRSSAFQVSYALPIKSMALFATAEPQLHARHAQMDAKGKKGNVSEQMIYYVETGTALYGFTFNLDLDAIGVSSLGAGPIVPEEEIRARREASLKALFRMLSSAQFGAKLSRFFPVGGITELTVVVTEHPFVVTSPIYDSYIERTKKRLEVIKEAFREEYFFDSTNEVPEEVLRKAIEYLKEKGYV is encoded by the coding sequence ATGTTTTTAAGCGTTGGAGTTAGATTTGAGGCAAATGTAGAGGCCTTAAACATGGTTGAGACCGCAGGAAATTACACCAAGCACCGTAGGGTTCCCTACCTAGTCGAAGAGGATGGGAAGCTGAAGACCGTCTACGTTCCAGCCATAAGCGGCGAAAGCTTAGCACATGCCTACCAGTGGAGTCTAGTCAAGGAAGCACTTGGTATGAACCTTCCGGTATGTGAGGACTGCGCAAAGGGAGAGTTCTTTAAGTCAATGAACAAAGCACACCTCAAAAAGAAGATTGACCCAATACCAGATGATTCCAAGAAAATCGAAGCTACAATCATAAAGAGCTGTGTCATTGAAGATGTTGGTGGATTTCTCTACGCTGAAAAGCCTCCAGTCAGAAGAAGTTCAGCGTTTCAGGTGAGTTATGCCCTGCCAATAAAATCCATGGCACTCTTTGCTACAGCTGAGCCCCAACTCCATGCAAGGCACGCACAGATGGATGCCAAGGGCAAGAAGGGCAACGTCTCTGAGCAGATGATATACTACGTGGAAACAGGAACCGCCCTGTACGGTTTCACTTTCAACCTTGACCTCGATGCTATAGGCGTTAGCTCTCTCGGTGCTGGTCCAATCGTCCCAGAGGAGGAGATAAGGGCAAGAAGGGAAGCATCGCTAAAGGCTCTGTTCAGAATGCTCTCCTCGGCACAGTTCGGAGCAAAACTCTCGCGCTTCTTCCCTGTAGGTGGAATTACAGAGCTTACCGTTGTGGTGACGGAGCACCCCTTCGTGGTGACTTCACCAATCTATGACAGCTACATAGAGAGAACCAAGAAGAGGCTTGAAGTCATAAAGGAAGCCTTCAGGGAGGAGTACTTCTTCGACTCCACGAATGAGGTTCCTGAAGAGGTCCTCAGGAAGGCTATTGAGTACCTCAAAGAAAAAGGCTATGTCTGA
- the csa5 gene encoding type I-A CRISPR-associated protein Csa5 — MDFPEIVNMLRFFIRTGNFGYVDRIGNALTYEPVEMAILEALRAFRSIHESAKTDENYGKYIEKDGKKIYLPRIPSEEEIRTFLNAVRKDMSVAKRVATLALAFPSKGGEE, encoded by the coding sequence ATGGACTTCCCTGAGATTGTAAACATGCTGAGGTTCTTCATAAGAACGGGGAACTTTGGCTATGTGGACAGAATAGGCAATGCTTTGACCTACGAACCTGTGGAAATGGCCATCCTTGAAGCACTCAGAGCCTTTCGCTCGATACACGAGAGCGCTAAGACCGATGAGAATTATGGAAAGTATATCGAAAAGGACGGAAAGAAAATATATCTCCCGAGAATACCCAGTGAGGAAGAGATTAGAACATTTCTCAATGCCGTGAGGAAAGATATGAGTGTTGCCAAGCGCGTTGCCACGCTAGCGCTTGCCTTTCCATCCAAAGGGGGTGAGGAATGA
- the cas1b gene encoding type I-B CRISPR-associated endonuclease Cas1b — protein MRKKSLTLFSDGTLTRRENTLYFENAQGKRPLAVEGIYDIYIYGHVNISSQALHFLAQKGIAVHFFNHYGHYDGSFYPKESLHSGDLVIKQAEHYLNKEKRLKLAKLFVIGAAKNMERNLARFGVKHKFYELLEELDECEKITDVMNVEARIRQEYYALWDEALPDGFKIVKRTRRPPENEMNALISFLNSRLYATIVSELYNTQLTPTVSYLHEPSERRFSLALDLSEIFKPIIADRIANRLVKQGIIKKEHFREELNGVLLTKEGMKIVLRTYNEELSKSVRHRKLGRNVTKQRLIRLEAYKLIKHLIGVKEYEPLVAWF, from the coding sequence ATGAGAAAGAAGTCCCTAACTTTATTTTCGGATGGGACTCTCACCAGAAGGGAAAACACTCTCTACTTTGAAAACGCCCAGGGCAAAAGACCTCTTGCCGTTGAAGGAATTTACGACATCTACATCTACGGCCATGTAAATATAAGCTCACAGGCTCTCCACTTTTTGGCTCAGAAAGGAATAGCTGTTCACTTCTTCAACCACTACGGCCACTACGATGGTAGCTTTTACCCAAAGGAAAGCCTCCATTCAGGGGATTTGGTTATAAAGCAGGCTGAGCACTATTTGAACAAAGAAAAGAGGCTCAAATTAGCAAAGCTGTTTGTAATTGGTGCAGCAAAAAACATGGAGCGAAATTTGGCAAGATTTGGTGTTAAACACAAGTTCTATGAGTTGCTGGAGGAGTTGGATGAATGCGAAAAAATTACAGATGTCATGAACGTTGAGGCGAGGATAAGGCAAGAGTACTATGCTTTATGGGATGAAGCCCTGCCAGACGGCTTCAAGATTGTAAAAAGGACCAGAAGACCACCTGAGAATGAAATGAACGCTTTGATAAGCTTCCTGAACTCAAGACTCTATGCCACAATAGTTAGTGAGCTCTACAACACCCAGCTAACCCCAACGGTAAGCTATCTCCATGAGCCGAGCGAAAGGAGGTTTTCTCTTGCTTTGGACTTAAGTGAGATCTTCAAGCCGATAATTGCCGACAGGATAGCGAACAGGCTTGTGAAGCAGGGAATAATAAAGAAGGAACACTTTAGAGAGGAGTTAAATGGTGTCCTGCTCACAAAGGAAGGGATGAAGATTGTTTTGAGGACTTATAATGAAGAGCTGAGTAAAAGCGTGAGACATCGTAAACTTGGGAGAAACGTCACAAAGCAGAGGCTGATACGTCTCGAAGCATACAAACTGATAAAGCACCTCATTGGGGTGAAGGAATATGAGCCTCTAGTGGCGTGGTTTTAA
- a CDS encoding MBL fold metallo-hydrolase: MRKLPLLIAAILVLVLAFIPLFRQQNSIRQQEEYPDKDKIIIVYDNKALSGFKSAWGFAALVKFKNYTILFDTGGNGEILLNNMERLNISPSSIQYVFLSHIHGDHTGGLWAILRENPNVTVFLPATFSEAFKERVRSFGAKAVEINNPREILEGIYTTGVMFPVGEQALVLKTSKGLIVVTGCSHPGIVKIVERAENITGENAYLVVGGFHLFGAPEREVRAIATSLKKLGVRRVMPCHCTGSRAERVFAEEFGTNYVECGVGKSVSW, translated from the coding sequence ATGAGAAAGCTTCCCCTACTCATTGCGGCAATCTTGGTGCTTGTCTTGGCCTTCATTCCTTTATTTAGACAACAAAATTCGATCAGGCAACAGGAAGAATATCCTGACAAAGACAAAATAATCATCGTCTATGACAACAAGGCATTGAGCGGCTTTAAAAGCGCATGGGGCTTCGCTGCCCTTGTGAAATTCAAAAACTACACGATTCTTTTTGACACCGGTGGCAATGGTGAAATCTTGCTGAACAACATGGAGAGGCTTAACATTAGCCCAAGCTCAATCCAGTATGTTTTTCTCTCTCACATTCATGGAGACCATACCGGTGGATTGTGGGCAATTTTAAGGGAAAATCCAAATGTGACGGTGTTTCTTCCGGCTACCTTCTCAGAAGCTTTTAAAGAGAGAGTCCGCAGCTTTGGAGCAAAAGCCGTTGAAATTAACAACCCAAGAGAAATTTTGGAAGGTATTTACACTACCGGGGTAATGTTTCCGGTAGGGGAGCAAGCTCTTGTTTTGAAGACTTCAAAAGGCTTGATCGTGGTAACTGGGTGCTCTCATCCTGGAATAGTCAAGATAGTGGAGAGAGCAGAGAATATAACAGGAGAAAATGCCTACTTAGTTGTTGGGGGCTTTCACCTATTTGGAGCACCAGAAAGAGAAGTTAGAGCAATAGCTACAAGCCTCAAAAAGTTAGGAGTTCGAAGGGTCATGCCCTGCCACTGTACTGGGAGCAGGGCAGAGCGCGTTTTTGCAGAGGAGTTTGGAACGAATTATGTGGAATGTGGTGTTGGAAAGAGTGTAAGCTGGTGA
- the cas4 gene encoding CRISPR-associated protein Cas4 codes for MVSSKEYPLTDLLIRGTEINYLFICPTKLWYFSHGLTMEQESEWVDLGKFLHERSYFGEEKEVQIGSIKIDFIKKGDIIEVHEIKKGKSMEKAHEMQALYYLHYLKKLSIRARAVINYPKLRETKEITLEGRESEVEEAIGKVEQIKSLPAPPKPVKTKKCKKCAYYELCWV; via the coding sequence ATGGTAAGTTCCAAGGAATACCCTCTCACAGACCTTCTTATCCGCGGCACAGAAATAAACTACCTCTTCATATGCCCCACGAAGCTCTGGTACTTCTCCCATGGACTTACAATGGAACAGGAAAGCGAATGGGTGGATTTAGGAAAATTCCTTCACGAAAGGAGCTACTTTGGAGAAGAAAAAGAAGTCCAGATAGGGAGCATAAAGATAGACTTCATCAAAAAAGGAGACATTATTGAAGTTCACGAGATCAAAAAGGGTAAATCAATGGAAAAAGCTCATGAAATGCAGGCCCTCTACTACCTCCACTACCTCAAAAAGCTTAGCATCAGGGCAAGGGCTGTCATCAACTACCCCAAGCTCAGAGAGACTAAAGAGATAACCTTGGAAGGCAGGGAAAGCGAAGTTGAAGAAGCCATAGGGAAAGTCGAGCAGATAAAATCTCTTCCTGCTCCACCAAAACCCGTAAAAACAAAGAAGTGCAAAAAATGTGCGTATTATGAGCTCTGTTGGGTTTGA
- the cas3 gene encoding CRISPR-associated helicase Cas3': protein MRVCYAKFLPHDFLECHTNDAINVLKSMRSAFKWFEEFFPRVWELSFYSVLLHDLGKCASGFQKNPQKWGYRHEILSTPFTAFLDLPENERNLVALSILTHHRTLDEIEEILPSKEHREEFNEKVGELLQNRDYIEEIFFERIPYWELYFFGRRKGVFKPPANWTDQIGNYDFDSLLSWYEKNTKKYWNELIFLRGILNASDHLASASELGIRLLSDIKTAVELRVSPERWRPIQRQAGETEGNLILRAPTGYGKTEAALLWANRNAFRTKKGVSSRIFYVLPYKASINAMHSRLLALFREPELVGVLHSSSGFYLYSSELEYKRLSSLYRKIYTPLKVTTPFQLMKPFFGVGFPEMGLTELTGSLLIFDEIHAYEPNILGIILAMLELLRERKVRALVMSATLPEFLEQLLRDVLKPNLLSTPPEEADRFTRHRVNVIEGSMDDIEELLTEIHADGPILVACNTVSRAMDVYSRLREDYKAMLLHSRFTYGDREEKERELLANLNDYDIVVATQVVEVSLDISFSTILTEPAPLDALIQRFGRVNRRGFGKPQDVYVLTHGSDGDKRIYPIEVVKESIRLLKELDGKPLLESTVPKLVTHAYEPLSSKLTDEVRTYYEQAIDLFKDLRPLKSNESERRFYEMFHGLEAVPGAYQDRALELIKQGMSIEVHRYFVPVPLWLYASEHEVFHRLSDSGPGKYVLVAELEYSSELGLQREPRSGGEIW, encoded by the coding sequence ATGAGGGTCTGCTATGCAAAGTTCCTACCCCACGATTTCCTTGAGTGTCATACCAACGACGCTATAAATGTACTAAAGAGCATGAGGTCTGCATTTAAGTGGTTTGAGGAGTTTTTTCCGCGCGTCTGGGAACTTTCCTTTTATTCAGTTCTTCTTCACGACCTTGGCAAATGTGCGAGTGGGTTCCAGAAAAATCCTCAAAAGTGGGGTTACCGTCATGAAATACTTTCGACACCATTTACAGCCTTTTTAGACCTCCCCGAGAATGAAAGAAACCTCGTTGCCCTCTCAATCCTAACCCATCATAGAACCCTCGACGAGATTGAGGAAATTTTGCCAAGCAAGGAACATAGGGAGGAGTTCAACGAGAAGGTAGGAGAACTCCTCCAGAACCGTGATTACATCGAGGAGATTTTCTTCGAGCGAATCCCTTACTGGGAGCTATACTTCTTTGGAAGGCGAAAGGGAGTTTTCAAACCACCCGCTAATTGGACTGACCAAATTGGGAACTACGACTTCGATTCCCTGCTTAGCTGGTACGAAAAGAATACGAAAAAATATTGGAACGAGCTGATTTTTCTCCGCGGAATCCTTAATGCGTCAGACCACCTTGCCTCCGCAAGTGAGCTAGGTATTCGCCTTCTATCGGACATAAAGACAGCCGTGGAATTGAGGGTTTCACCTGAAAGATGGCGACCAATCCAAAGACAGGCAGGCGAAACGGAAGGCAACTTAATCCTCCGTGCTCCAACTGGCTACGGTAAGACAGAAGCTGCTCTTCTTTGGGCAAACAGGAATGCATTCAGAACTAAAAAAGGAGTATCCAGCAGGATATTTTACGTTCTCCCTTACAAAGCCAGCATAAACGCCATGCATTCTCGCCTTTTAGCGCTCTTCCGAGAGCCGGAACTCGTAGGTGTCCTACACAGCTCCTCGGGGTTCTACTTGTACTCATCTGAACTTGAATACAAACGCCTCTCTTCTCTCTACAGAAAGATTTACACGCCCCTTAAGGTTACCACACCGTTCCAGCTTATGAAACCATTTTTCGGCGTCGGATTCCCCGAAATGGGACTAACAGAGCTAACTGGTTCCCTCCTTATCTTTGACGAGATTCACGCCTACGAGCCGAATATCCTCGGAATAATCCTTGCAATGCTTGAACTACTGAGGGAGCGCAAGGTCAGAGCCCTAGTAATGAGCGCTACTCTTCCAGAGTTCCTTGAACAACTCCTGCGGGATGTTCTTAAGCCCAATCTACTCAGCACTCCACCCGAGGAAGCCGATCGCTTTACGAGGCACCGTGTGAATGTCATAGAGGGTTCAATGGACGACATAGAAGAGTTACTAACTGAAATCCACGCTGATGGCCCCATTTTGGTAGCTTGCAATACAGTATCGAGAGCTATGGATGTCTATTCACGCTTGCGTGAAGATTACAAAGCAATGCTCCTTCACAGTAGGTTCACATATGGAGATAGGGAAGAAAAGGAGAGGGAGCTTCTTGCCAACTTAAACGACTACGACATCGTTGTCGCCACACAGGTCGTTGAGGTTTCGCTTGACATAAGTTTCTCTACAATACTCACTGAACCTGCACCTCTGGATGCATTGATTCAGCGCTTTGGTAGAGTCAACAGACGGGGATTTGGAAAACCGCAAGACGTTTATGTTCTGACACATGGGAGCGACGGAGACAAGAGGATATATCCGATAGAAGTCGTAAAAGAGAGCATTAGACTCTTGAAAGAACTCGACGGAAAACCACTCCTTGAATCAACTGTCCCCAAGCTCGTTACCCATGCATATGAGCCATTATCCAGCAAGCTCACCGACGAAGTTCGGACTTACTACGAACAGGCCATTGACCTGTTTAAAGACTTGAGGCCACTAAAGAGTAATGAGAGCGAGAGGAGATTCTACGAGATGTTCCACGGTCTTGAAGCTGTTCCAGGGGCTTATCAGGACAGAGCTCTGGAGCTTATCAAACAAGGAATGTCAATTGAGGTTCATCGCTACTTCGTGCCCGTCCCTCTGTGGCTATATGCAAGTGAACACGAGGTTTTTCATAGGCTCTCTGACAGTGGGCCAGGAAAGTACGTGCTTGTAGCGGAGCTTGAATACAGCTCAGAGCTGGGCCTACAGAGGGAGCCTCGGAGTGGAGGGGAAATATGGTAA
- the cas5b gene encoding type I-B CRISPR-associated protein Cas5b, with protein MIRVKLRAWTASFRYPTFQSGYQPTLPVPPPSTIQGLLSAAKGEPVYLTELPYLGYVFKSEGKGVELEKIYALGKVETDIMKREFLYNAELYLYLPDEWEEHFRRPKYQLLLGRSSDVATVEEIREVHLEEKEAPVGGTVLPLELGVPGVVHALVVEYDYSVTPRKARMVRPFVVLPFSKGRAPKLKLPYDEELGVGVYLHRWHE; from the coding sequence ATGATAAGGGTCAAGCTGCGGGCGTGGACTGCCTCTTTCCGTTATCCGACTTTCCAGTCAGGTTATCAACCAACACTACCAGTCCCACCACCTTCAACAATTCAGGGACTCCTCTCAGCGGCAAAAGGCGAGCCCGTTTATCTGACCGAACTGCCCTACCTTGGATATGTATTCAAAAGTGAAGGTAAAGGCGTAGAGTTAGAGAAAATCTACGCCCTCGGGAAAGTTGAAACAGACATAATGAAGCGCGAATTCCTGTACAACGCCGAGCTCTACCTTTATCTCCCTGATGAGTGGGAAGAACACTTTAGACGACCTAAATACCAGCTCCTCCTTGGCCGTTCAAGCGACGTAGCGACAGTAGAGGAGATAAGAGAAGTTCATCTTGAAGAAAAGGAGGCACCTGTTGGGGGAACTGTCCTTCCCCTCGAACTTGGAGTCCCTGGCGTCGTTCATGCTCTTGTAGTCGAATATGATTACTCTGTAACCCCCAGAAAAGCCAGAATGGTTAGACCCTTTGTTGTCCTTCCGTTTTCGAAGGGCAGGGCACCTAAACTGAAGCTTCCCTACGATGAAGAACTAGGGGTCGGGGTCTACCTACACAGGTGGCACGAATGA
- the cas7i gene encoding type I-B CRISPR-associated protein Cas7/Cst2/DevR, whose protein sequence is MRFATGMVLIDAPHSALNMLGIDESLADRNVTRVKTLKRGGRRYPYVSPQAWRYWWRFTLKEHFNWELSPLYREQKQVFTAANPLKYPDDDVFGYMRAFKKSGINVTVTRVSPLKNTPLISILPDRNSLTVDEGYASRHEGDPVPYSQEFYSTVFKGAFSLDLDSVGRFTIIGKAGFKNLLTWDDVPKDKNGNPKKGTEDVVKEIEEMEKIAEELGVERNDKEWLMPSKIRKKRATEAIKALRFLTGGAKQTQYHTDVTPKFVLLLNIDAGINPFISDIVFEESGEIRFDAEALAKRLTELKTVIPEGTKLYIGYDAGFVRSLGWNVDDIAKTVKKEGIEVFTGTIGEVIEKFAGEIEAYYG, encoded by the coding sequence ATGAGATTTGCAACTGGAATGGTGTTGATTGACGCACCTCACTCTGCGTTAAACATGCTTGGAATTGATGAGAGCCTCGCCGATAGGAATGTAACGAGAGTTAAGACCCTCAAGAGAGGCGGAAGGCGCTATCCCTACGTCTCCCCACAGGCCTGGCGTTACTGGTGGCGCTTTACCCTTAAGGAACACTTCAACTGGGAACTTTCTCCGCTCTACCGCGAGCAGAAGCAGGTCTTTACTGCAGCAAATCCACTCAAGTATCCCGACGATGATGTCTTCGGTTATATGAGAGCCTTTAAGAAGAGTGGGATTAACGTTACGGTCACAAGAGTATCGCCCTTAAAGAACACACCATTAATCTCAATACTCCCGGATAGAAACTCATTAACCGTTGATGAAGGCTATGCCTCAAGGCATGAAGGAGACCCCGTTCCTTACAGCCAGGAGTTCTACTCAACAGTTTTCAAAGGAGCTTTTTCATTAGACCTCGACTCCGTTGGAAGGTTCACAATCATTGGCAAGGCAGGTTTCAAGAATTTACTCACGTGGGACGACGTGCCTAAAGATAAGAATGGCAACCCTAAGAAGGGTACAGAAGACGTGGTTAAGGAAATTGAAGAGATGGAAAAAATAGCAGAGGAACTCGGCGTTGAGAGAAATGACAAGGAGTGGCTAATGCCCTCTAAAATCAGAAAGAAGCGCGCCACTGAAGCGATTAAAGCACTCCGCTTCCTGACTGGTGGGGCTAAGCAGACCCAGTACCACACTGACGTAACTCCGAAGTTTGTCCTGCTCCTTAACATCGATGCAGGCATTAACCCGTTCATAAGCGACATCGTCTTCGAGGAAAGTGGCGAAATCCGCTTCGACGCTGAAGCCCTTGCGAAGAGGCTCACTGAGCTGAAGACAGTAATTCCTGAAGGTACAAAGCTTTATATAGGTTATGACGCTGGTTTTGTCCGCTCTCTTGGCTGGAACGTTGACGACATCGCTAAAACAGTGAAGAAAGAGGGTATTGAAGTCTTTACAGGCACCATTGGGGAAGTTATAGAGAAGTTTGCGGGGGAAATTGAGGCATACTACGGGTGA
- the cas8a1 gene encoding type I-B CRISPR-associated protein Cas8b1/Cst1, giving the protein MKEQNSQFYWTGHPFVDAGLVAVLLVAGKSSPEELTEEDIGNAIEFASKLYARKEWSSGYIHAMMLPNSGILMANPSMSKKRSPNAIAQNLRALLEEPEDPNAPICEICGRRHSRPKAVYRSDFPLVGTGGVPNYFPSAKDGFNVCSHCLFLAQFLPLVTYKVGRRVLVIHAYPYELMLELHKEAINDVRKSFLASTARDFKRPENFLFHLLGELMRKTERDELWANASIALYYFVNNNQGQELDIIHVPTPVLRFVAHASKKDSQGWRRIVAMGWRKRPSEEEFEKYEKSYANEVYARLLSGESILPYFIDMKDRRANSKWSLLSFYCSEVLGLDKDALEFIKNVGDKIVETLERLPDNQLSRRVRELERTEKLYQFEAFFVNLEKLRQRLGIEKPLMTFDEFATILTSYGEDLNVSWRTVKHLLLFRVYEKLHDRLMKASEEAEEEVEENEEVEIFGMGVEE; this is encoded by the coding sequence GTGAAAGAACAGAACTCTCAGTTCTATTGGACGGGCCATCCCTTCGTGGATGCTGGTCTCGTTGCAGTGCTTTTAGTTGCTGGCAAGAGCTCCCCCGAAGAGCTTACTGAAGAAGATATAGGGAATGCGATAGAATTTGCCTCGAAGCTCTATGCTCGTAAGGAGTGGAGCTCTGGATATATTCACGCGATGATGCTACCAAACAGCGGAATCCTTATGGCTAACCCAAGTATGTCTAAAAAGAGATCCCCCAATGCAATAGCTCAAAACCTGAGGGCTCTTTTGGAGGAGCCTGAAGATCCTAATGCGCCAATCTGCGAAATCTGCGGAAGAAGGCATTCTCGTCCGAAAGCCGTTTACCGTTCAGACTTTCCATTAGTCGGCACCGGTGGCGTTCCAAATTACTTTCCCTCTGCCAAAGATGGCTTTAACGTCTGTTCCCATTGCTTATTCCTTGCTCAGTTCCTGCCCCTTGTAACTTACAAAGTTGGGAGAAGAGTTCTCGTGATTCACGCTTACCCCTACGAGCTTATGCTCGAACTTCACAAGGAGGCCATAAACGATGTTAGAAAAAGCTTCCTCGCTTCGACTGCACGGGACTTCAAGAGGCCGGAGAACTTTCTATTCCATCTCCTCGGAGAGTTAATGCGGAAGACAGAGCGCGACGAGCTATGGGCAAACGCCTCCATAGCCCTCTATTACTTTGTGAATAACAACCAAGGGCAGGAACTTGACATAATCCACGTTCCAACGCCGGTTCTTCGCTTTGTTGCTCACGCAAGCAAGAAAGATTCACAGGGGTGGAGGAGAATAGTCGCAATGGGTTGGCGTAAACGGCCGAGTGAGGAAGAATTTGAGAAATACGAGAAAAGCTATGCCAACGAGGTTTACGCTAGGCTTTTATCGGGAGAAAGCATCTTGCCATACTTCATTGACATGAAAGACCGCCGTGCGAACTCGAAATGGTCGCTCCTGTCTTTCTACTGTTCGGAGGTGTTGGGTTTGGATAAGGATGCTTTGGAGTTTATTAAAAACGTTGGTGATAAGATCGTTGAAACGCTGGAGAGGCTCCCTGACAACCAGCTTTCAAGGCGCGTCAGGGAACTGGAGAGGACTGAGAAGCTCTACCAGTTTGAGGCCTTCTTTGTGAACCTTGAAAAGCTCCGCCAAAGGCTCGGAATAGAGAAACCCCTTATGACCTTCGACGAGTTCGCGACGATTCTCACATCGTACGGTGAGGATTTAAACGTATCATGGAGGACAGTAAAGCACTTGCTTCTCTTTAGGGTCTACGAAAAGCTCCACGACCGCCTTATGAAGGCCTCTGAAGAGGCCGAAGAAGAAGTTGAAGAAAATGAAGAAGTTGAGATATTCGGAATGGGGGTGGAAGAATGA
- the cas6 gene encoding CRISPR-associated endoribonuclease Cas6 — MRFLIRLSGENSEFKVPYNHQYYLQGLIYHRIQKINPELSLSLHRPKVPKLFTYSLFMSEKRKTIPRAEYFLGKGKGFFYFSTPIPTIAEAFIGGLLQDPEVTLWGEKFYVEEVKALAEPSSYDGRTYLTLSPIAVTTLKPELGRLKQYDLSPMEEKFYENLKENLKEKYVLLYGEKPPNEFEVKVLKAKPKRFEVKPGIFQRAWHLVFKAYGDEKLIKVGYQAGFGEKNSLGFGMVKVDKPERGGGKNRKREGKAS, encoded by the coding sequence ATGAGGTTCCTAATAAGATTAAGCGGGGAGAATTCAGAGTTTAAAGTCCCTTACAATCACCAGTACTACCTTCAAGGCCTCATCTACCATAGAATCCAAAAAATAAACCCCGAATTAAGCCTCTCCCTCCACAGGCCGAAAGTGCCAAAACTCTTCACATACTCGCTCTTCATGAGCGAGAAGCGAAAGACAATTCCAAGAGCAGAATACTTCCTCGGAAAAGGAAAGGGCTTCTTTTACTTCTCAACGCCCATACCAACTATTGCAGAAGCCTTCATCGGAGGCCTCCTCCAAGATCCAGAGGTAACGCTCTGGGGCGAAAAATTCTACGTGGAGGAAGTTAAAGCATTAGCAGAACCCTCCTCTTATGATGGGAGGACTTACTTGACCCTCTCGCCCATAGCGGTTACTACGTTAAAGCCCGAGCTCGGAAGGCTTAAACAGTACGACCTGAGCCCGATGGAGGAGAAATTTTACGAGAACTTAAAGGAGAATTTGAAGGAGAAGTACGTCTTGCTTTATGGGGAGAAGCCTCCCAATGAGTTTGAGGTTAAAGTGCTGAAGGCCAAGCCCAAGCGCTTTGAAGTCAAGCCCGGGATTTTTCAGAGGGCGTGGCACCTCGTGTTTAAGGCTTACGGGGATGAGAAGCTGATAAAAGTTGGTTATCAAGCGGGCTTTGGAGAGAAGAACTCACTAGGATTTGGGATGGTGAAGGTTGATAAACCTGAGAGAGGAGGTGGAAAGAATCGAAAAAGGGAAGGTAAAGCCTCTTGA